In Nicotiana tabacum cultivar K326 chromosome 11, ASM71507v2, whole genome shotgun sequence, a single window of DNA contains:
- the LOC107812175 gene encoding shaggy-related protein kinase epsilon-like translates to MNVMRRLKSIASGRSSVSDPGGDFSLKRVKVEQEVDHRVDGETQSEEQCTIAPKQDVTSTSSESTTTTLNVDTRPEKSGYEELPKEMNEMKIRDDKTNGREDDIKDMEPAVVSGNGTETGQIIVTTLSGRNGQQKKTLSYMAERVVGTGSFGVVFQAKCLETGDSVAIKKVLQDRRYKNRELQIVRILDHPNVVHLRHCFYSTTEKNEVYLNLVLEYVSETVYRVSRHYSRVNHHMPIIYVQLYTYQLCRALNYMHNVTGVCHRDIKPQNLLVNPHTHQLKICDFGSAKMLVPGEPNISYICSRYYRAPELIFGATEYTNAIDMWSAGCVFAELLLGQPLFPGESGVDQLVEIIKILGTPTREEIRCMNPNYKEFKFPQMKAHPWHKIFNRRIPPEAVDLASRLLQYSPTLRCTALEACAHPFFDALREPNACLPNGRPLPPLFNFTPQELSGAPTELRQRLIPEHMRK, encoded by the exons ATGAATGTGATGCGACGCCTCAAGAGCATTGCTTCTGGTCGATCTTCCGTTTCGGATCCT gGTGGGGATTTTAGCCTAAAGAGAGTAAAGGTTGAGCAGGAAGTAGATCACAGGGTCGATGGCGAAACTCAATCAGAAGAGCAATGTACTATAGCTCCTAAACAGGATGTGACTTCTACGTCTAGTGAAAGTACTACTACTACATTGAATGTTGATACTAGACCAGAAAAATCTGGATATGAGGAGCTTCCAaaggaaatgaatgaaatgaaaaTTAGAGACGACAAGACTAATGGACGCGAGGATGACATAAAG GATATGGAGCCTGCTGTTGTTAGTGGTAATGGAACAGAAACAGGTCAGATAATCGTGACTACTTTGAGTGGTCGAAATGGACAGCAGAAAAAG ACGCTGTCTTACATGGCTGAACGTGTGGTGGGCACGGGTTCATTTGGAGTTGTATTTCAG GCTAAGTGCCTTGAAACAGGTGACTCTGTCGCAATAAAGAAGGTTTTACAGGATAGGAGATACAAGAACAGGGAACTACAGATTGTGCGCATACTTGATCATCCTAATGTTGTTCACTTGAGACACTGTTTCTATTCTACTACTGAGAAGAATGAGGTTTACCTTAACCTTGTTTTGGAGTATGTGTCTGAAACTGTTTACCGAGTTTCAAGGCACTACAGCCGAGTGAACCATCACATGCCCATCATATATGTTCAACTATACACTTACCAG CTATGTCGGGCTCTGAATTACATGCACAACGTAACTGGCGTATGTCACCGTGATATTAAACCTCAGAATCTTTTG GTTAATCCCCACACTCATCagttaaagatatgtgattttgGAAGTGCAAAGATGTtg GTGCCTGGGGAGCCCAATATATCCTACATTTGTTCTCGGTATTATAGGGCACCTGAATTGATCTTTGGGGCTACAGAATACACAAATGCAATTGATATGTGGTCAGCTGGTTGCGTTTTCGCTGAGCTGCTTTTAGGACAG CCTCTTTTCCCTGGAGAAAGTGGCGTCGATCAGCTGGTGGAGATCATCAAG ATTTTGGGGACACCAACTAGAGAGGAAATTAGGTGCATGAATCCAAACTATAAAGAGTTCAAGTTTCCTCAAATGAAAGCTCATCCATGGCATAAG ATATTTAATAGAAGAATACCTCCTGAAGCAGTAGATTTGGCATCAAGGCTGCTCCAGTATTCTCCAACTCTACGTTGTACTGCT TTGGAGGCATGTGCACACCCTTTCTTTGATGCTCTGAGGGAACCAAATGCTTGCTTGCCAAATGGGCGACCTTTGCCACCTCTATTCAATTTTACACCTCAAG AACTTTCTGGTGCACCTACTGAACTGAGACAACGCCTCATTCCTGAGCACAtgagaaaatga